Proteins co-encoded in one Oscillospiraceae bacterium genomic window:
- a CDS encoding DUF4962 domain-containing protein codes for MANKTAHKGNTTRQWRITLSTRAIPLAARRIKKGGLRMKKRVISLSLALLMLIAALPVSAALPPNYKDVIDVPWQVYFKDKATNFEKYENVHPRIWLDNDDFERIRGYAEGDMKKAWELVKKSADALVSGGPIKFYVSGENVWMNTQGRDLVNLIFAYKISNDKKYFEAIVKFAEEICSYPSWSNEEDGDNCHLAGNSSFLALGLFYDWCYDEISPELKKLIVDNIARRVEDFNYDASYGFDTINCHNMLVINTSALVGLSAMYEEIPKAKDYIKRIAAKLATLTMEVMPDDGAAFEAVNYSSLSWTGIMQAGLVMRDLLNVDILSHPTFDNYAKFSVYSYLPINGWESGYDIFGWGDGTETSNGQLLPVMSLMARERQNPIYKYFVEKRLDYAHKRGDLGSVYLYPLMFYDENLESKSPDEFKDNENGKLYYPLDFKTSDTGYVFLKDSWDGNEASIHFHCGPILGDTAADFRKVWKGNTLGTGHNHPDMGAFLLFAEGEWIFDDDGYITGTTTNHNTLTVNGIGQISEGQSVIRRQNTDYGFTSWQAMTFAKPEIVEFKTYGDMTYVACDITDVYPDYHYGSINVNMDSYIRHYIYLKPEKTVLIVDDVKTYFDSDLELRWHPTVQAASLQTDGSYIYQGKNAVMRLETFKDDGVEIINGMTSKVANKQGGIKDAFVLRAKKHGKKWVQPTAITWDNKNNGMPLNTSCKKEDGFVTFTVDDSVIKLDLKNNAIARNKTGSEINLKVDDNLIFLENEIVSQNGTSYISENELISLLNLEKKDDVISGNGKEVTVSLLNNKPVVKEDKTYIPVRELCEKLKIALWWDEDSESINIDTKSDTSNADLFNLAICGQTALPDENGNYSIELFADEVIIDATPVSNGATSEVVYTETGFGENKVKVTSLDKTTVNEFTVIVNPVKTLGKYPVYNIASAAAYSEIIAMIDGNDETAWAVSGAGVEAVFDLGSVVDLNSVSISLLHGAMRQQIFEIYVSEDGENYVETFKGKASGTTMDFEKYNVGKKARYVKIIFGGHTNGGGWNNTKEIKFE; via the coding sequence ATGGCGAATAAAACTGCCCATAAGGGCAATACCACTCGCCAATGGCGAATAACACTGTCCACAAGGGCAATACCACTCGCCGCAAGGCGAATAAAAAAAGGAGGTTTGCGTATGAAAAAAAGAGTTATTTCTTTAAGTCTTGCACTTTTAATGCTTATTGCAGCCTTACCTGTTTCGGCAGCCCTGCCTCCCAATTATAAGGACGTAATTGACGTTCCGTGGCAGGTTTACTTTAAGGATAAAGCAACAAACTTTGAAAAGTATGAGAATGTTCATCCGAGAATATGGCTTGATAATGACGATTTTGAAAGAATAAGAGGCTACGCCGAAGGCGATATGAAAAAAGCATGGGAACTTGTTAAAAAGAGTGCTGATGCTCTCGTATCAGGCGGACCGATTAAATTCTATGTAAGCGGAGAGAATGTATGGATGAATACACAGGGGAGAGATCTTGTTAATCTTATCTTCGCATATAAAATTTCAAATGATAAAAAATATTTTGAGGCTATTGTAAAATTTGCTGAAGAAATTTGCTCGTATCCTTCATGGTCAAACGAAGAAGATGGGGATAATTGCCACTTGGCAGGAAATTCAAGTTTCCTTGCATTAGGTCTTTTTTATGACTGGTGTTATGACGAAATTTCTCCTGAACTTAAAAAGTTAATAGTTGATAATATAGCAAGAAGAGTAGAAGATTTTAATTATGATGCATCTTATGGATTTGATACAATAAACTGCCATAATATGTTAGTTATAAATACATCTGCTTTAGTAGGCTTATCTGCAATGTATGAAGAAATTCCTAAAGCTAAAGACTACATAAAAAGAATTGCCGCAAAACTTGCTACACTTACAATGGAAGTTATGCCTGATGACGGTGCGGCATTTGAAGCAGTTAATTATTCTTCTCTTTCGTGGACGGGTATAATGCAGGCAGGTCTTGTTATGAGAGATCTTCTTAATGTTGATATTTTAAGCCATCCGACATTTGACAATTACGCTAAATTTTCAGTTTATTCATATCTTCCCATAAATGGCTGGGAGTCGGGTTATGATATATTTGGATGGGGTGACGGAACTGAAACTTCAAATGGTCAGCTTCTTCCTGTAATGTCACTTATGGCAAGAGAAAGGCAGAATCCCATATATAAATACTTTGTTGAAAAAAGACTTGATTATGCTCATAAAAGAGGAGATTTGGGCTCGGTCTATTTGTATCCTTTAATGTTTTATGATGAGAATTTAGAATCAAAATCTCCTGACGAATTTAAAGATAATGAAAACGGAAAACTCTATTATCCTCTGGACTTTAAAACATCGGATACAGGATATGTATTCTTAAAAGATTCATGGGACGGTAATGAAGCCTCTATTCACTTCCACTGTGGGCCAATCCTTGGAGATACTGCTGCAGATTTCAGGAAAGTCTGGAAGGGGAATACTTTGGGAACAGGGCATAATCATCCCGATATGGGAGCATTCCTGCTCTTTGCAGAAGGCGAATGGATATTTGATGATGACGGATATATAACAGGTACTACAACTAACCATAATACTCTTACAGTTAACGGTATTGGTCAGATATCCGAAGGCCAAAGTGTTATAAGGCGTCAGAATACCGACTATGGTTTTACATCATGGCAGGCAATGACTTTTGCAAAACCTGAAATTGTAGAATTTAAAACTTACGGTGATATGACTTATGTTGCCTGTGATATAACTGATGTATATCCCGATTATCATTACGGCAGTATAAATGTAAATATGGATTCATATATAAGGCACTATATTTACTTAAAACCTGAAAAAACTGTTCTTATTGTTGACGACGTTAAAACATATTTTGATTCAGATTTGGAATTAAGATGGCATCCTACAGTTCAGGCCGCATCGCTGCAAACTGACGGAAGTTATATCTATCAGGGCAAAAACGCTGTTATGAGGCTTGAAACATTTAAAGATGACGGTGTTGAAATTATAAACGGGATGACCTCAAAAGTTGCCAATAAACAAGGTGGAATAAAAGATGCTTTTGTTTTAAGAGCGAAAAAGCACGGTAAAAAATGGGTTCAGCCTACAGCAATTACATGGGACAATAAAAATAACGGAATGCCACTTAACACATCCTGTAAAAAAGAAGACGGATTTGTTACCTTTACTGTTGACGATTCAGTTATAAAACTTGATTTAAAAAATAATGCAATTGCAAGAAATAAGACAGGATCTGAGATAAATTTAAAAGTTGATGATAATCTTATCTTTTTAGAAAATGAAATTGTTTCCCAGAACGGAACTTCTTACATAAGTGAAAACGAACTTATCTCTTTATTAAATCTTGAGAAAAAAGATGATGTCATCTCAGGAAACGGTAAGGAAGTTACAGTTTCCTTACTTAACAACAAACCTGTTGTAAAGGAAGATAAAACTTATATTCCTGTTCGTGAACTTTGTGAAAAGTTAAAAATTGCATTGTGGTGGGACGAAGATTCGGAAAGCATCAATATTGATACTAAATCCGATACGTCAAATGCCGACTTGTTTAACCTTGCAATTTGCGGGCAGACTGCACTTCCTGATGAAAATGGCAACTACTCTATAGAACTTTTTGCGGACGAGGTTATAATTGATGCAACCCCTGTTTCAAATGGTGCAACGTCAGAGGTAGTATATACCGAAACAGGCTTTGGAGAAAACAAGGTTAAGGTAACATCTTTAGATAAAACTACAGTTAATGAGTTTACTGTTATTGTAAATCCTGTTAAAACTCTTGGTAAATATCCTGTTTATAACATAGCTTCAGCTGCTGCTTACAGTGAAATTATTGCCATGATTGACGGTAATGACGAAACTGCATGGGCAGTAAGCGGTGCAGGGGTAGAAGCAGTATTTGACTTAGGCTCGGTTGTAGATTTAAATTCTGTTTCAATATCACTTCTTCATGGTGCAATGCGTCAGCAGATATTTGAAATCTATGTGTCCGAAGACGGCGAAAACTATGTAGAAACATTTAAAGGAAAAGCATCAGGGACTACAATGGATTTTGAAAAATATAATGTAGGCAAAAAAGCAAGATATGTAAAAATTATATTTGGTGGTCATACAAACGGTGGCGGCTGGAATAACACCAAAGAAATTAAATTTGAATAA
- a CDS encoding S-layer homology domain-containing protein, whose translation MRKLSLILILSLILSSMYIPVTKAVNIDDYIYYNEFSSALSSEDKIALKPVLNSEQDSVIVSPSDNALLFRGNGTSTWTSSTSHVRIWLGEIANKPKLVYEIKFRGENFAGTSENIYYRTKNSETSLFFMNAKKEIYDKSGGTLITTLSDVTTWHTVKIIFDNDKDTDGKYYRTILIDGVKYPNSKVEGNAYAETGKFNISPSASLQTHAKDGDRKIYYDYIKIYEYSDEFSANLKANDTLDKVDASFSFDVKGDSLKKENITLISEDLSHTVTVTGLTKVSSTEYIFTLSDKLKFDTLYNIEISGVKSIMEKDLTGSLSLKTREAKTGVEDILLSGSDNITSGNKTIDIKYSNETNADFNGKLVYAQYKADGSVISVTDTDNITLLKEKNGETLSVGVAVDANCDKMLIYILNSDGTDFLGTYILSKTDDKVFNELITPESSITHQSEYSINDDTGELTLSVSADYDTTVTATVKKGNDIVYHNRINTADKKAEFKLSALENGTTYTYEYKTNGSTEKGSGEIVYYDPGYMKDRFDIFNVTEETLVVDGFLTEFENQLGIDLDTYKGYSNESGDKEVVLKSVIAQRKLIEPDKKYADITEVNNALKISYDLISLKNGEKSIEDLEDYLDNDTFIYYKDSMTNGIKGFIKSELKGKEVLTVPDLNTLFKDTMIFKAIEKGENYKITSGIIAKYHTYIGLDLTTYQTLLNPYAVDTAVHGKLYENYTLLKSAFDTAVSNQQTLELTPILPPPPVNIGGGGGGSPVGFSKPSENEEQKTPQYDEKPKTYFNDIEGFDWAKDAITKLAELGVVNGKADGVYAPSDTVTRAELVKMVISAFSIPNGKETKEFTDVNTDDWYYTFVNSAYDSGILKGIDDNTFSPDGFVTREMAATVLFRVCNFKNISLDANLKTFNDSENISEYAKVAVETLAGNSYINGYEDLTFKPQGNVTRAEIAVLINNLLK comes from the coding sequence ATGAGAAAATTAAGTTTAATTCTTATTCTAAGTTTAATATTATCATCAATGTATATACCTGTTACTAAGGCAGTAAATATCGATGATTATATATACTATAACGAATTTAGTTCTGCACTGTCCTCTGAGGATAAAATAGCTCTTAAACCTGTTTTAAATTCTGAACAGGATTCGGTAATAGTATCACCTTCTGACAATGCACTTTTATTCAGAGGCAACGGTACATCCACCTGGACCTCTTCAACATCTCATGTGCGAATATGGCTTGGGGAAATTGCGAACAAACCAAAACTTGTATATGAAATTAAGTTCAGAGGTGAAAACTTTGCAGGAACATCTGAAAATATATATTACAGGACAAAAAATTCAGAAACTTCTTTGTTTTTTATGAATGCTAAAAAAGAAATTTATGATAAATCGGGCGGAACTTTAATAACAACCTTAAGTGATGTTACAACATGGCATACAGTAAAAATAATATTTGATAATGATAAAGATACCGACGGTAAATACTACCGTACAATTTTAATTGACGGTGTTAAATATCCTAATTCAAAAGTTGAAGGGAACGCTTACGCCGAAACAGGAAAATTTAATATTTCTCCTTCTGCAAGCCTTCAGACACATGCAAAAGACGGGGACAGAAAAATTTATTACGATTATATAAAAATATATGAATATTCCGACGAATTTAGCGCAAATTTAAAAGCAAATGATACTTTAGATAAAGTTGATGCTTCCTTTTCATTTGATGTTAAAGGTGATTCACTTAAAAAAGAAAACATAACTTTAATATCAGAAGATTTATCTCATACAGTTACTGTAACAGGATTAACTAAAGTGTCAAGTACTGAATATATATTTACACTTAGTGATAAACTTAAATTTGATACTTTATATAATATTGAAATATCAGGTGTTAAATCTATTATGGAAAAAGATTTGACAGGTTCTTTAAGTTTAAAAACAAGAGAGGCTAAAACAGGTGTAGAGGATATTTTATTATCTGGGAGCGATAATATTACATCAGGAAATAAAACAATAGATATTAAATATTCCAATGAAACAAACGCTGATTTTAACGGTAAACTTGTTTACGCACAGTATAAAGCAGACGGTAGTGTTATTTCCGTTACCGATACTGATAATATTACCCTTTTAAAAGAAAAGAACGGGGAAACATTATCGGTTGGCGTAGCAGTTGACGCAAATTGCGATAAAATGCTTATTTATATTTTAAACAGTGACGGAACTGACTTTTTGGGAACATATATACTTTCTAAAACAGATGATAAAGTATTTAATGAACTTATTACCCCTGAAAGTTCCATAACCCATCAGTCAGAATATTCAATTAACGATGACACAGGTGAACTTACACTTTCAGTAAGTGCAGATTATGACACAACTGTTACTGCTACAGTAAAAAAAGGAAATGATATTGTTTATCATAACAGGATAAATACTGCTGATAAAAAGGCAGAATTTAAACTTTCAGCGCTTGAAAACGGCACAACCTACACTTATGAATACAAAACAAACGGAAGTACAGAAAAAGGAAGCGGAGAAATAGTTTATTATGATCCTGGCTATATGAAGGATCGATTTGATATATTTAACGTGACAGAAGAAACATTGGTAGTTGACGGATTTTTAACAGAATTTGAAAATCAGCTTGGTATTGACCTTGATACATACAAAGGATATTCAAATGAATCAGGGGATAAAGAGGTAGTTTTAAAATCAGTTATTGCACAAAGAAAGTTAATTGAGCCTGACAAAAAATATGCCGATATTACTGAAGTTAATAATGCACTTAAAATATCTTATGACCTGATTTCTTTAAAGAATGGCGAAAAATCAATTGAAGATTTAGAAGACTATCTTGATAATGATACTTTTATCTATTATAAAGACAGTATGACAAACGGAATTAAAGGATTTATAAAATCAGAATTAAAAGGAAAAGAAGTTCTTACAGTTCCTGATTTAAATACTTTGTTTAAAGACACAATGATTTTTAAAGCAATAGAAAAAGGCGAAAATTATAAAATTACATCAGGGATAATTGCAAAATATCATACTTATATAGGGCTTGATTTAACAACTTATCAAACACTTTTAAATCCTTATGCTGTTGATACGGCTGTTCACGGGAAATTATATGAAAACTATACACTTTTAAAAAGTGCTTTTGATACCGCAGTTTCAAACCAGCAGACTTTGGAACTTACACCAATTTTACCACCACCTCCTGTGAATATAGGCGGAGGCGGGGGAGGTTCTCCTGTAGGATTTTCTAAACCTTCAGAAAATGAAGAACAAAAAACACCGCAGTACGATGAAAAACCTAAAACATATTTTAATGATATTGAAGGTTTTGACTGGGCAAAAGATGCGATTACAAAATTAGCAGAACTTGGAGTTGTAAATGGTAAAGCGGACGGTGTTTATGCACCTTCTGATACAGTTACAAGAGCAGAGCTTGTTAAAATGGTAATTTCAGCATTTTCTATTCCAAACGGTAAAGAAACAAAAGAATTTACCGATGTTAATACTGATGACTGGTATTACACTTTTGTTAATTCGGCTTATGATAGCGGAATATTAAAAGGAATTGATGATAACACATTCTCACCTGACGGTTTTGTTACAAGAGAAATGGCAGCAACAGTTCTTTTCAGAGTTTGCAATTTTAAAAATATTTCGCTTGATGCTAATTTAAAAACATTTAATGACAGTGAAAACATTTCTGAATACGCTAAAGTTGCAGTTGAAACTCTTGCGGGAAATTCTTATATAAACGGATACGAAGACTTGACATTCAAGCCTCAGGGAAATGTAACAAGAGCAGAAATTGCGGTTTTAATTAACAATTTACTTAAATAG
- a CDS encoding MFS transporter: MFSYLACYYARNILSAVSPKMVESSQFTLEFIGLMSTINMLTYASGQLLNGALGDFIKAKYMVSGGLILSAVCNFIIPFSSYNMILFSYSLSGFFLQ; encoded by the coding sequence ATGTTTTCTTATCTTGCCTGTTATTATGCAAGAAATATTTTAAGTGCCGTTTCTCCGAAAATGGTGGAAAGTTCACAGTTTACATTGGAATTTATTGGGCTTATGTCCACAATAAATATGCTTACTTACGCATCGGGGCAACTTTTAAACGGTGCTTTGGGAGATTTTATAAAAGCAAAATATATGGTAAGCGGAGGACTTATTTTATCTGCTGTTTGTAACTTTATAATTCCGTTTTCATCATATAATATGATTTTATTTTCATATAGTTTAAGCGGTTTTTTCTTGCAATGA
- the nagB gene encoding glucosamine-6-phosphate deaminase, producing the protein MKFIVCKNYDEMSKKAAEIMIDVVKNNPKATLGLATGSSPIGMYNCMAEAYKNGEVSFKECKSFNLDEYYKISKDNDQSYYYFMNENLFSKIDIDLKNTDIPNGEAEDYEEECKRYDAKIEANGGIDVQVLGIGNNGHIGFNEPEEWLYSGTHKTGLTESTIEANKRFFESIDDVPKNALTMGMATILKARKIVMVISGKAKAPVTKILKEGRISTSCPASILHCHNDVTVVCDEDAYNG; encoded by the coding sequence ATGAAATTTATCGTATGTAAAAATTATGACGAAATGTCAAAGAAAGCTGCCGAAATTATGATCGATGTTGTAAAAAATAATCCTAAAGCAACTTTAGGTCTTGCAACAGGATCTTCTCCTATCGGAATGTATAACTGTATGGCTGAAGCTTATAAAAATGGTGAAGTAAGTTTTAAGGAATGTAAAAGTTTCAATCTTGACGAATATTATAAAATTTCAAAAGATAATGACCAGAGTTATTACTACTTTATGAACGAAAATCTATTTTCTAAAATTGATATTGACTTAAAGAACACTGATATTCCAAACGGCGAAGCTGAAGACTACGAAGAAGAATGTAAAAGATATGATGCTAAAATCGAAGCAAACGGCGGAATTGACGTTCAGGTTTTAGGTATTGGAAATAATGGTCACATCGGTTTTAACGAACCTGAAGAATGGTTATATTCAGGTACTCACAAAACTGGTTTAACTGAGTCTACAATTGAAGCAAACAAGAGATTTTTTGAATCAATTGATGATGTTCCAAAAAATGCTTTAACAATGGGTATGGCTACAATTTTAAAAGCAAGAAAAATTGTTATGGTTATATCAGGAAAAGCAAAAGCACCAGTTACCAAGATTTTAAAAGAAGGAAGGATTTCTACTTCTTGCCCTGCAAGTATTCTACACTGCCACAACGATGTTACTGTTGTTTGTGACGAAGATGCTTATAACGGTTAA
- a CDS encoding molecular chaperone DnaJ, which translates to MDPYKVLGVPSNADWETIDKAHKELVKKYHPDRYVNNPLSDLAEEKLKEINEAYEILKKGHKTNTNTYSGNYSNTSGGTGEFSNIRNMINMGRVAEAETTLDGMSNKTAEWFFLKGLCAIKRGWQDRAYTYIQTAVSMDPNNQEYRFYYNQFMTRANTYRTYGNNNGYSNDNSLDCCLNLWCLDSLCECMGGDLINCC; encoded by the coding sequence ATGGATCCATATAAAGTTTTGGGAGTACCATCTAATGCAGATTGGGAAACTATAGATAAAGCGCATAAAGAACTGGTTAAAAAATACCATCCGGACAGGTATGTTAATAATCCTCTGTCGGACTTGGCAGAAGAAAAATTAAAGGAAATAAATGAAGCGTATGAAATATTAAAAAAAGGTCATAAGACTAATACAAATACTTATAGCGGGAACTACTCTAATACATCAGGAGGAACAGGTGAATTTTCAAATATCCGTAATATGATAAATATGGGTAGAGTTGCAGAAGCGGAAACTACTTTAGACGGTATGTCAAATAAGACTGCCGAATGGTTTTTCCTAAAAGGGTTATGTGCAATAAAAAGAGGCTGGCAGGACAGGGCTTATACCTATATCCAGACTGCTGTTTCAATGGACCCTAACAATCAGGAATACCGTTTTTATTACAATCAGTTTATGACCCGTGCAAACACTTACAGAACTTATGGGAATAACAATGGTTATTCTAACGATAATTCACTTGACTGCTGTCTTAACCTGTGGTGTTTAGATAGCTTATGCGAATGTATGGGAGGGGACCTTATAAATTGTTGTTAG